The sequence GCCTTCAAGTTATGCGATATTCTCTTGACCTTAGACTGCCTCCTTACGGGAACTCTGTTTTTCTAAAGTCTGTTAACACTCTGTAGTCTGTCAGCCCTCCTGCCTccaaaatgaagaaacacaCTCGTTGCATTACAGTCACttgtcaggagagagagagagagaagacaagaGCATAAATTCAGGGTCCCTGCCATGTCTACCTCCCAAATTCTTCCAGCAGACACTGCAGTCCTGCACCCAAAGCCCCCCAAACGCAGAGGAAGGGCCGCTGGTCAGAGCGCATGAGCTCGGATCAGATCTCCCAGCACAGCACAAGGGTGACCCTCACTCCCACCTAGGGAAGCCCCCCACTATTCTCCATTCCCTGTCTCTATTGAATGACAGCAGCTCCCAGCAGCATCCAACAACATGCACTACTGCTAAGCCTTACACACGTTTGCCTACAGGGGGCTGACCGCAGCATTGAGTGACAATATGACTGAGCTTAGCAAGGAGCATGGCCAGCGATGAGCCTCCAGCCGTGTCTGCCACCAATCCTCCAGTCCTGAGCCCACGCTGTCCCCAGTGGTGGACAGGTAAGAGGGTAAGGCGGTAAGGGGGTTCAGCAGCAACAACTTTTCAAGTGGTCATTGTTTATTTGTGGCTGATATAATGTGCGTTTAATGCAGGGCGCAGGCGCACACACGCTCCTGCACCGACTCACACTCGCGCATCTGGAAGGGTTCCCAGTACTGCACCGTATATGCATCCCACACTGCTTCTCCCCGCTCCcccaaaaaacagaacagaaactcACACATCAAAAAAAGCCACAGCACCATCAAGAGGCTCCTCTGTATTGCCTGCAATGCGAGACCAGTCCCACTCACCATGGGCAAAATCACTGACAGCTCTTTACTTTTCTAACAGCCTGCaagcagaaacagacacaggagaCTTCTCTGAGGTAGGCAGGTGCAGCACACGCATACACTGACTCAgctaaaaacacagcaaagcaacaAGTAAACTGGCATGCAGCCTTCGGGTGACTCGTGCAAATTGGGGGCAAGTTTTTGAGGGAATCGGTCCTCCATTCCAGCTGTGCATCCAGCCACCAACGTGTGACaggaagagtgagagacagataGAGCCAAGGAAatgtggagaaggagggagagagagagagagagagagaacgggacagaggaggaagggTGATTAAGAGTCTGAGCTCTTACCCAGCAGCACGGCGACGAGCAGCCCGGCGAGGGCTGTGTCCCCAGGAAGACAGCTCTGGGGCTCGGCTCTTCTTCTCCGGCGCTCCATGTTGGACTCCTGCACTCCGCTGTCTGCCTGCCCGTCACAGCCCCCCAAACACTTTGAGAGGAAGTTGAGGGTGGACagaagggggtggagggaagggGTGCAGAGacgaggtgggggggtgggggtgggcggtACGCAGCTTcgcccccaccccaaaaaaaaaaaggagcagaaaaACCAAGGGTGGGTTTAACTAGCTGCTCCAGCTCACGCCCCTCAGATGGAGAGGAACGAGCCCCTTATCTTCTTGCGGACAGGGTCCCAGGAAAAGAaggagtcagagggagagactgagagcgCCGGGAcgaggaagggagagagagagcggagaggagaagctgcagtgccgactgcatgtgtgtgggaggggggccCCCAAAAGCCACAGGGTCCAGCTGCGCTTTGCTCTCGGGTGACGAGGAGGAACGGCGCGGGAGATCGGGAGAGTGAGGCGAGTGGAGCGGTCAGCAGGCAGCGTGTGTCTCCCCGCTGCTGGGATGAGCGGTGAGCTGTGGCGTGCAGGACGGCGGAGGAGAGTCAGAGACGAGCGCACCTGCAGATCAGATCTCACAGGCTCTCTGGGATGAGTCCCGGCACAGGAGGGGACAGCTATTCCCCAGCCTGCAGCTGCCAAAAGATtcagccctctctctgtccccctccctaCCTCTTACTCTctcgatctctctctccctcagtctctctcttcctcttgctctctctctatttctcaaTAGCTGGACCTTATTCAACTTTTCCTTGCTCTCCTTTTTTGGCTcagtgcccctctctccctctctctctctcgctctctcagtgcagtgtcctGGGCGCACTTGTAAATGCAGGCAGTTTTGTGCTAAGGAGTGCGATATCTGAGGGATTTCTGCAATGCAGGTCCAAGCCCTCAGAGTAGAGCTGGATTAACTAGAACACACCTTGTTTAGACTATTTCATATAGAAACAGACATATATAGAAAGATGTGATATATATTGAGGCACACATAAGCACATGTGCATCCAGGGTAAAAGGCGTTTTATTAGCATAATGCATTAAAGGCTTTGAATGTCATAATATTCAAAAAGTTAAGTATAGAGATATGTAGATATTTCttatataatataaacacatgaaatatcCTTTTACATATCTCTTTGACAGGACAGGTCACTGCATATGCAGCTTAGTCACAGCCTAACTTTACAACTTTTCAAACTGTCTGTCAAACTGTTATTTTATCTGTTGGTTTTCTGGTTAAGAACATGGACAGGAAACAAAGCCCCAAAGTTAGTGGTAATCCAGTTCCTCACTGAGCTTCATGTGTTCACAACCTGCTGACTGCACCTCCACTTTATCtcaaacagtgtgtgtgtgtgtgtgtgtgtgtgcgtgtgtgtctgtgcatatgtgtgtgttgcgtgtgtgtgtgtttacctaCAGTACAATGTGACCCTGactttcagctctctctctctctccctagcTCTCTCAGTTTCTCCCCTGATAGATGGAGTTAGATTTCAAGTGACTCTgcacttttctctctgtttctctcttcctctttccatcACTCATCCTGtcatttcccccctctctccatctgggCCAGGGCAGGTGTCATGTTCTCCTCACTCAGGGCATTTCCCAGTAGGAGCCCAGGGAAGGCCATGTGTGCAAAGGACACTGGGAAAGGATAGAGAGGGGTGGCAGGGTACTCGTGAGCCCTCCGAAAGGTCAGTCCATCTGACACATAATGTTCTCATAACATCACTGGGGCAACATTGCATCAATCTCACATCAGTCTTAACAGGATACAGTGCTGTGTTGGGGTTGGAATGTCAAGTCACCCATAATGTGTCTATGACGGGAgccatataaaaataaaacttgaaaacTGGCTcagaatatgtatatatacatatatacattatcacattatatatatatatatattatattatacgTACCATGTAAAAATTCCACTTGCAATGTGCACTTGTGGTGTTCATTAGATTTAtgagtagaaaaaaaatcactgtgaaTTGTGAGTCTTTGTGCGGCACGTACACAGACCCATATCCCTGCTGCATATTGGTTTTAATGGTGACAACTTTCACACTGTACCTTGTAAAATGTAACCTTTTATATAACCTATATACTGTATAGGTAACCTAAATGTGCAGTCACAAACTCAGTGATTTGTCctctctgaaataaaaaattagtAAAATTCTTAgtcaaatatacagtatgaagcaACCATTTCTGCTGTTCCCTCCCTCCAGAATTCCCCATGTCCTGCATACTGTTTAACAAATCAgagacaggacacacacagtTTGTAATAGcaagttcatttcatttttcttcgtCTGACGGGGGTTTTAGCACGGTGCGATGTTCCACGTGGGGGTCTGAGTGATTTATGAGGTCACCCAGACTGAGTTATTCTGTGCCTCAAACCCTCCCTTTTTATCACACACCTACCAGAGCTGCTGTGGAGTGACCTTGGGAACAGCGGCTTAACGTGCATACAACTTTTGCAACATAGGCAAGCACTTCCCATGATGCAATCTGCTTCATGCCGCatgagaggggagagggtgggaaAGACAaagagatggatggatggatggatcaATGGATGAATGGCTACAGCAGGAGCAAGAATGAGGGACTGGGAAAAGCGGGCAGCAGTATGAGGGACCAGATGAAAAAGctcataatattttatttaaaaatgtgtgcccCACGATTAAAGTGCATCCATGGCTCAAAATCAATTATCCTACAGTTATCGTGTAGGgctatttaatttcattcagcttaaaatgtgtgttaagattaatattatataataaaattaattaaatatttccaaaatattaATTCAAAGGGTACTGCTGGGCATGTATTTAAGTGCCTGGAATGATCAATGAAACCATGATAAGCAGGAACATGGACTGACAAAGTGACAAAAACGGGAGGGTGGAGAATGCAGAGAAACTTCATTCAGGCCAGTGCCTGCACCGGGAAAAGGAAGATGATGCAGCAAAACTCTTCGTCAGTGAGCGAGggtgcggtgggggggggggggggggggcgggcatGAGAGTGTAggactgcaggagagagagaagtgaaagtctgactctctctctcttcctctctacctcttttcctttccctctcctttctctctcttctcccctctctctctttccctttcccccgTTCTCTTCTtcactcccttcctccctctttctctccctctccccgctgtttttctctttccctctctcttcgcccgtcactctctcttcctctgcagtCCGGGAAGCTGCTGCATTTACATTCATCTTAAAATTGTGACCTTCCTTGTCCCAAGACAAACTCCCCGGTGTGCCAGAGAAACAAATATGGCATgcaacatgccccccccccccccatcccccatccccccccccaccatccccccaccccctctctccccatctcatAGCACCGGGCGGGTTGAGTGAGAAAGAGGACGAGGCATGGGGAGGATCCTGATGCTGGATGGCTAGGCAGTTTGTTATTCGCTTTGCCGTCTGTTGCCCTGGGAGAAATGTACCTTATTCACTGACTGCAGCTTCTCGGGACAGGAAGGTAAGAAAAGCCATTCTGTCTCCTAAAGCTGCACCTAGCCTGCACCTAGCCTGCATCCTCTGCCTTTATTTCCATAATCTTGATATGCTGTACTTAAAAATTAAGCTGTGATGCAGTTTAAGTTTAAAGTTTCTctgtctgggggaaaaaagtcagcttgttttgctttcattgcAATTCACttgccattaattatttatagcaggttatttttgtctttatgaCTTTTTACTGGTCAACTTTTTAGAAGACATTAAATATGCTGCTGAATGGCTTTTTGGAGCATTACACTGATATTTGACAAGTTAAGAATATCTTCATTAAGCTGTAATGCTTAAGCCATCTTCATTAAGCTATAATGAAGAATATCTTCATTAAGCTATAATGCACATACATCCAGAAAAGTGTCCTGCTCAAATCTGTAAACTGCAGGTTGTACTTTATTTaaagttttcaaaatgtataaGGGCTTTCATTTAAGGGCTTCCTGCTGGGGAAAAGCtattttaataatgttgttGAAATGTTGTAGAAACCATTTTAGCTCTAATGTCTTGCAAAATATCTTGTCTAGGATGCAACTCTTCTTTGTACTTTTATATTGTGAAAATACCTGTACAATAATAGTTTCATTTGTGACCACTATTGGCTTGTATGAGGGAATTTTATTCCTAGGGAGAGGtccaaactgaacaaaattatttttaaaaagtttgcaACCAGGGTCATTCACTAAATCAAAATTGTCATGCAGATGTACGTACTTTAACTTTTGCTGGGCATGTTTTTGAATACCTGGGTTTCTCAACCAAtaactttccctgagttttttttttctaatagaACTACTCTGACTGCTGTAGaatgaataacaaatttaaTGAATCCAGAAATTGATGTACAGTGTAATGCTgaatgtgtctatgtgtctggTTCTGCATATTGACTGGAAATTCTTCCtgctttttactgttttttttttttttttaacatattcacatataaaGTTTTGGTGAagaaaatgtgtgcaaaatgtTGTGTTTAAGACAACGATGCTCAACCACCGTACTAACTGAGattgttttttccatgttaaGATAAAGTTCCTTTGACTGCCCTGAGCTGCTACCTGCTGTGAGACACTTGAGCCCACATATGAAGGTGTCCACCTGTGTAAGTAGACAAACACTTTCTTCAATTGGTCCAACTTCTAGTGGATTTCTTCACATTTTGTCTGCTGTGAGTGTGGGGTGATCATTATGTCATAAGCATACATGGTTGAAGCACAGCAAGGGGGCTATTTTTACATGCTGCCAGTAGGAAACCGCCATTCCATCAGTGCTCTGGTTTCATGAATGACAACCTTACCTGGACTCCTGAATGGAGCTGCTGTGCCCTTTAGACCAACCTGAAGGAGGCACAGAAAATTCCGGTGGGGTCAGGGACAGGTATGGTCAGTTACCTCCTGGGAAAATGGGAAAGGCTGGCAAAGGGTATCAGGCGAGGTAGCGATGTTCTGTGTCTCCAGGGAAACGGTGGCCAAGCCCATGCTGTGTTGTGCAATTCCTCCAGATGTGCCAGCAGCCTCCTCTGGCTCTTCTAGGTTGATCAGTGTCGGTTTGTTTTGGGTTATCTGGACCACAGAGTGACAGTAGGCTGTCATGCACCTGGCACTGGGGTTTAGGACAGTTTCCCATCAGAGTTTGCTGTATTTAACATAGTTTAAAAATCTTATGTGATAGGCTGTATACTTTAAAGTATATGATAAGGAAAGGCAATCCTGACTGGCAACGTTTATTCATCAGATCGTTATGACCCATGATGCTTTGCAGCTTTGGATTTTACGtttgtgcagcagtgtgggatAATGGTAAGGATTGGTGTTTGTAAACCAATGTTCACTGATTTGATTCTGGGAGGCTCTTTTGTACCATTGGCAAGGTATTTTActcaaattgcctcagtaactatccagctgtacaaagtaatctctgatctctgatcaAGATGGGAGATGACCTGCTATTGCAGGTCACAAGGTATTTCAAGGAACAACATGTGGACGTGTGACTTTACATTTCATGGACAATGCCAGATTATGCCAGATCTGACAATTATAGTCAGATTATAGATTCAGTccaacatctctctctctctctcaataaaGAAAGCACAAAGCCATCGTGGTGGAGACCGTGATAATCATAATagttattattaattttcttaGGCCACACCTGACTGTTATCTTAACTTCACTTTTCTTTGGCTTTTTAGCCATATTACTGCAGCAGGCAGAATGCCCCAAGGATTTAACTGCACTGAATAACACCTGTTACTCCTCCAAAGCAGCCAAACGGAGCCTGTTTTTGTAATCTCTTGATTACAAAGGGTTGAGCCCTTACTGGGTTGAGCCCTTACTGCAATGGCCAACAGTCTTTGCTTTGTTTACTGCGTTAGAACCAGGCACTGTAGATTCTAACCAATATTGCCAAAGGAATGAAGACACAAAACAGattttgtacttttgtttatttgttttatgtttatttgaaaatatgaatctgATATATTATGTTTACAGATCATTTTTGATGATACACAATACAATCATTCTGGCACGGCCTGTGAGGGTCCCAGAGGACCCACACAGAGAAATACTGCATTAAGCGCATGCATGTTTACACACAGCTGAACAGAACTAGGCGCTAGGTCCTCCGCTGTCCCAGCATACACTGCACTACAGAGAAGCAGGTGGCCAGGGTACGGATGGTGTGGATGGCTGAGTGTGCTGCATACTAACCTTCTTTCTTATAAGTTTTTTCTAGGTTTTATtcaacattcattcattttaatttatatttcacacccctgggtttcatttaggatgtgtgtttgtgtgtgtgtgtgtgtgtgtgcatttgtgtatatgtacatgtactaTATGCGTGCAAAATCAAAGCACTATAATATTAATTTGCATCCAGACACAACCTTGGTAGAACTATGTTTGGGGTGGATATGGCTATATGGTCAATGTAATAAGCCGCAGCACATACACAACAATATACTGAAATAATACATTGTGCTTAAACAGTCAACACATCTTCTTACACTGGCACACTCCATGATGAATTATCCCTGTACACCAGAAACATCTCCTATCAAAGGTAACTTTGATTAGATAACCATCTCTGATCAAACTCAGACCTCACATTAACACATTACATTCTCATTGCGACCTTCTTGGCATATGATGTTGTGACAGTGTGGTTACGAAGTGCTGTGATGACGTTGTAAGTCACAAACTCGGAAGACATCTTTCAGCGCTCCAGGTTGCTTTGTTAATAATGACCTCTTTTCAAATTGtgacttaaagaaaaaaagaacaaagaaagacaaaaaactgaTATCTCTTCAAACACCTGTGATGACAGATGGTATTTGGATAAGAAGTATTCTATGATACCATAGCAAGCATCAGAATGAGAGCTCCGTTGTAAAGTACGGAAAGATATTACAGCAGAATTAACTGGCTGTGGTAACATGTAGCAACTGTGGTGCCTCATGTGCAATGAGGGCATCAGCAAAATgggcaggcagggagagggaccCCCTAAAAGGGCTGACACTTGcgtgtcagtgtggtgtggaaGACGGCAGAACCTGTGGCAGGCGGCAGTGTGGAATGCAGAGTCACCAGGCCTGGCACAAAGGCCCTGGCTGCAGTGCGGTGATTCTGAATTCCGCCGGGAGGCAGCCCAGCTTGGCACGGCAGTGAGTGTTAGCTTGACACTACCCCTGACATTTATTGCATCCGATAAGAACAAGTGTGGGGTTCAGGTTCTAACAGCAGTCTCTCTGGGCTCCTCAGAGTGGGGGAACCCTAAGGAATGAAAACACTTTTGTAGCTCAGAGTTCAGGTGCGTGAGTGAGCGTGTGAACATCTGCTACAAAAGGTGGCCATTTTCAGGTGGTTCCCTTGGCAGGAAATCTTGGTTGTCAACTTGGGGAGCCAATGGTATCTCTTGCTGTGCCACTGCAGGTGGTGACGGCTGTGGTTTGACACTGATCAAAACTAGAACCATTGAAACTCAAAATTCAGGTTTCCCATCAGCTTCTGAGAAACTGCCCTCCAATCTGACaccagaaagagaaagggagtgagaagGGAGCAGGAACCCCTGTAAATGGCTGTGACCGCTTGACTGGTCTCACTGGTGAAGCACTGGCACTGCCATTCACTCCCAAGACAACTGCACTTCTGAGGAAGCCAGTGAGTAcatgaataaaagaaagaattagacttaaaaaagaaaagaaactaaTGAATGGGTATGGGGTATTGGAGTAAAATTCATCATAAGTgaacaatatgactttgctCTTTATTCTGTTCAGTCAAGAGTATGagtaaatatggagggcactgatCAAGGCTATGATATATTAATGTAGAGTAATGGTAAGACTAATTACtaatatttattatcatttatttcttATCATTCTATTTCTGgcatttaaatgtctatggTTAGTTTTGATTCACTTTATCCACATACATCTAAACATGTAGGGTTAGTTGCAGAGATATGAAGTAAGAAAAGAAATCTTTGCCCCCAAAATGTCAACTTGGGCAACAATTTGCTTTCATGTGTTTGAGAGTTCTTCCCCACAACCCCAAACTTAGCAGAGAAATCTACAGATCTGCACCCATAAATCTTTAAATTGAAGTactgagtgtgcatgtatgtgtgaatttgtgtgtgtgtgtatgtgtgtgtgtgtgtgtgtgtgtgtgtacgtgtgtacgcGTATATGGGGGAgtgtatgcaaatgtgtgtggtACTTTGAAATTGACCACAGAAAACTGTACACAGCAATCCATTTTTATGACTGTTGGGTAAAGCTGAATCCAGTCCATAAAACCACACCTCTACATGTCCTGggttgcacagaaaaaaaggctgtgTTGGTTGAAGTGGACTGACTGAATATCTTCATTATGGAAATAAGATGAGATTAGATCAATAATATACTTTGTCAGCCCTCATGATGCTCAGTAACTGATGATCGAAAGACATGGAGAGTTTCTTGGAAACAGCTTAACCCCGGTATGGCTACGcgtgtgagggggagagggagagcgggtGGTCCTCACTTTGTGCTCTCATCGGCCGGCTCCTCGGCGTCCGTCTTcacctcatcctcctccatcttctGCTCGTCGGAGATGAGCTCCTGCTTACGCTGGCGCCGTATGCACTTCACCACCACCATGGAGAGGATCAGCACCGCCAGGATGCCCCCGATCGACGCCCCGATGGCGACCGCGATTGTGGAGTCCCGTGGAGGAGGCACTGTGGACAGCATGGATGGTTagaattagggttagggctacAGTTAcgtttatgtttatgtttacgTTTGTGTctacgtttacatttacatttacatttacatttatggttaggattagggttagggtaagggtaAGGGtaagggtaagggttagggttaggtttatgGTTAcggttatggttatggttagggttaggtttatgtttacatttacgtttacgtttagggttagggttaggtttacGTTTATGGTTACGGTTATGATTAGGGTGAGGGTTAACGTTAGGGTTATTGTGAAAGATCCTTATTTCCTGACCTCCCTTCATCTGGTCTGTTAATTCAGGAAGGAGGGCAGGGCATTGTCCACCAGATCCTCCCAGGGTTTGTAATCCATGGATTAGGGTTGCAAGCTTGGGGTTAGTAGGGTTATTTTGTTAGTTAATGAGGCTATGACCAGAAGATTACAGACTTGAATCCCATTTGAGATACTGTTTTTGTACCCTTTGAGAAGGTGACCTGAACGGGTTCAGAAATGATACCGGTAtcggtggcagtgtggcatagaaTGTAAGGAGCTGCATATGCTACCTAATGACTGCAGCAAATAtgtggctgtataaatggatggatGAGCAGTGAAAaaaactatgtaagtcgctctggataacagcatgaCTACCATTTTAACGAATGATTAAAATGGTAGTTCTACAGGCGACTAAGGATAAGGATAAGTTTTTCCGTGACAGCAGGTGCGTCCATAATGCAGTGTGAGGAGAGTGACGGGATGTAAAGTCACAGAAAGTCAGGAACTGAAAAAGCAGTGTGAAAGACTGGGGAAGAGCACACCCTTAAAACATATCCAGAGGGTGCAACAATGTGACTGATGAGACTTCAACACAGAATGATCATTTAATGTTCCAGCAATGTTCAGGGGACGTTGTCTGACCTGCCCTAGTCAAAATGTGGGTGCTTTGGGGCGGCAGTAAGCCGGTGTAATGGTTAAAGAGTTGAGCATGTAACCCGAAGTCTGTAGGTTCAATTCCTGATGGCAGTGCATTTGTACTCCTCATCAAGATGAATGAACCCCTTaccctgaattgcttcaggaaGTATCTGGCTCTACAAACAAGAAAACCTGCACATGCTAACATACAACCTCCACAGGCAGCTGTAGTCAAGGGCATTTATGTATATCTAATGCAATGAGACCAAAACAGAGCTCTGGCAGCAACATTGCTGCAACAACATTTTGCTAGCCAGGGAATATTGCTTTGCAGCAACAGGGCCATTAGAACTTTGACTGAAAGCACACGTATCGGGGAGAGTGCTGCCTCAAGCTGACTGAGCGGAGCCCGGAAGCTGTGGCTCAGAGCTGCGGGGAGCAGGCCCTGATTAAAGATGGCGCATCCCATCAATAAGTAAAGGCGGGATTCTGCCGAGTCATCAGCCCCGAAGGCTGTCGCAGAGATGGCGCCGGGCCAGGAGTGAGGGGAGACGCGTGCGGCACCGTCCTCGGCACCGCCTGTAATGGATGGCTCGTAAAAGCCGGAATCGGACCGGAGGTGCAAAGGCAGACGCTGACGCTTACTGCTGTTGGGAATCGGCAGTGAATTTATCGACCAAAGAGCATCTGGCAGTGGCACCGGGAGGCTCCACGCTGGAATGGGGTTAAGtgagtttatttaaaaataagaggATATCCTaggaattaaacatttttattaaactgGATTTCCCTTGGCAGGTGCCTTTATGCAGAGTCACTTGTGTAGTTTATTTTCCACACccatccatttatgcagctggatatttactgaggaaattcagttTAAGAGCCTCTCCCAAGGGTGCTGCAGCAGAGGCCCACTTGGGAATCCAGTTGGCGACCTGTGGATGAAGAGCCCTGATCCTGAGTGCTGAACCACACCACTCTTGGGTGTGGTTGTACAGGCCTCTTTGTATCATCAGCTTTCCAAAAGAAGGGAACCAGGCAAATGCACCAATAAGTCAACTAATTCTTTCAGCTAAGCAATCTGCCCGAACAGTCCCGCCCGCCCCCCAACCACGCACGTACTCTCTGTGATGACGACCAGGTTGATGATCCCGTGACCCTGCTGTCGGTCAGGGGGGTTGCGCACGTAGCAGTTATAGATCCCCTCGTCGGACAGCTCCACGTCAGAGATGGTGACCGACACGTCGTTCCTCTCCAGGTTCCCAGCGAACTCGACCCGGTCTTTAAACTTATCCATCCTCAAAGGAATGATCCGGTGCTTGTAGGTCATGAACTAAGAGAAGGTGAGAGGGGaaagcagaggacagcagaTAAGAGCAGAGAGACAAGTGTAATCAGTTCTGGGAAAagttttacacttttacactCCTCCATCTGAAACAATGTTGCAAAAATCCTGtggtattttaatgattctgTGACAGACAACATATGTTGACACTGCGTATGTTCACAATGCATCATTACATGctattaatgcatttaaaagtcAAACTCATATGTGCACTTCAATAGAATGTTCGATGCAATGTTCTACAACGTTGTACAGTTATTACATCACTACCTTACAGTTATatagcagattctcttatccagagcatcttccATAGCTTGCCTTGTCCATTTATAAagcagaatatttactgaggcaattgagattaaataccttgccgaa comes from Megalops cyprinoides isolate fMegCyp1 chromosome 3, fMegCyp1.pri, whole genome shotgun sequence and encodes:
- the LOC118773963 gene encoding sodium channel subunit beta-2-like; this translates as MPVSFPTRSKSWMSALRLCFAGLVILSFGLPASSMDVLVTHQLNVLNGTTVKLSCTFSSCYKVDNSKFAMNWTYQETLNDTEEMFMTYKHRIIPLRMDKFKDRVEFAGNLERNDVSVTISDVELSDEGIYNCYVRNPPDRQQGHGIINLVVITEMPPPRDSTIAVAIGASIGGILAVLILSMVVVKCIRRQRKQELISDEQKMEEDEVKTDAEEPADESTK